CGATATTTACAAATCCTGCTTTATGCATATATAAAAATTAAGTCGTTTTTATTACAATCTGCAAAGTTAGTAAAACAAAATCGGTCTTTCGTTTAATATTGGAAAATTAGATGCTTAAAAAAGTTTATTTTTGAAATAAATTTAAATATCTCAAAGTCTCAAAAGTATTATCCATGCTAAATACTTTTTAAGATTGTAAAAGATTTGATTTTAATTAGCTATTTTGATATGATTGGAAATTCTGCTATTAATTCCAAACAAATTATTCTGATGAATATTAAAGAAATTATTGATACGATATATCCTCTTCCGAAAGCTTCTAATGAAAGCTTAATACAGCATATTTCTGAAGTAAGCTATCCTAAAGGATTTTGCCTGATGGAAGCCAATAAAGTGATTCCTTACCTCTATTTTTTAAAGAAAGGAATCGTGCGCGCCTATGCTTCTACAGAAAATAACGACATCACTTTTTGGTTTGGAACTGAAGGCGAAACCATTGTTTCGATGAAAAGTTATGTCGATGAAAAACCGGGCTATGAAAATATAGAACTTTTGGAAGACTGCGAATTTTACAGATTGGAAACCAGTAAGCTTAAAACGCTTTATAATGAAGACATTCACATTGCAAATTGGGGTCGGAAATTTGCAGAACACGAGCTTGTAAAAACTGAAGAATTAATCATTTCCAGGCAATATAAAACTGCAATGGAAAGGTATAAAGACTTGCTAAAAGAAAAACCTTATCTGCTGCAGCGAGTTCAGCTTGGTTATATTGCTTCTTATTTGGGAATTTCTCAGGTAAGTTTGAGTAGAATTCGAGCAGAAATTAAGCATTATTAAATTATTTTCGCAGATTGAGCAGATGACTCAGATAAAAAATTTGCTTAATTAGCTAAATCTGCGGGAGTTTTTCATTGTATTTATCAAAAAAACCTTAGAAATAAATTTCATTTTTAACATTTGTAAAATTTTATTTCACTTTAAAACCTCAATTTTGCAGTATAAAATTATATCAATGAACTGGATTATTTTAATCATTGCAGGATTATTTGAGGTGGCTTTTGCATCATGCCTCGGAAAAGTAAAAGAAACAACCGGAAACGAAATGTATTGGTGGTTTGGAGGATTTTTGGTTTGTCTCATCATCAGTATGCTTTTGCTTATCAAAGCTACAGAAACATTACCTATCGGAACCGCTTATGCAGTCTGGACCGGAATTGGCGCTGTAGGAACCGCTTTGGTAGGGATTTTAGTATTTAAAGACCCTGCAAGTTTCTGGAGGATATTCTTCATTTCTACATTAATTGGTTCTGTAATTGGTTTGAAAGCTGTTTCTCATTAAAAGTAAAAGGTATATTTCTTATATTTGGGAAAAACTTTTCTATGAAAACAAAATTATTCTTTCTATTCATCAGTTGCTCTTTGTTTGGGCAAAATGCTGAGCTTTTTAATAATAATTGGTACATTTCACAAATAACAATTGCCAATCAGACGGTTAATAGTCCGATAATGGAATTGCCGATTGCATCTTCTCTTTTCCAAAATAATGGAAGCAGTGGCTATAGTTTTGTTTCTTCGTACTATAATTCTGCAGGTTCGAGCATTACGTTTAATACAGTTACAGACAGTTTTACCCGACATGGAACAGCAGTAACATTATTAGTATACAATGGTACAAATGCTGCTGCAGCGCAGAGTTATGATCAAAAAAATTGGGAATTTTATTTTAATGCACCTGTAGGAAACATTTACAATTATCAGATTATGAATAGTGGCAGTTCAAAAACACTCACTATAACAAATGCGACCACAGGAGATAAAATAGTATATAACAATTCATTTCTTGGGACAAAAGAAAGCGCTCTTAAGAAAAAAGCTAGAATATTTCCGAATCCGACGAGTGACTTTTTAATTGTGGAAGATGTAGAAAAGAATTTAAATGTTAAGATTTTTGATTTATCTGGTAAGGTGTTGTATGAAACATTATCTTCAGGTAAAGAATTAAAAATCAATACTACAGATTTTCAAAAAGGTCAATATATTTTAAGTATCGAAAACTTTAAACCTGAATTTTTTATTAAGAAATAAATTTCAACTTATCAAACAAAAACGGCTTCAAAATCTGAAGCCGTTTTTGTTATTTCTTTAAAACGATGGGTAAAATTTCGTTGAGTCTTAAACCATATTTTTTTATTTCTGAATTAGAAAACTGTTGTGAGTAAAAATTAGCTTCCACTTCAAAACCGGCATCTTTAAGTCGGTCAAAATAATCCATACCATACCAACGAACGTGATCGTATTGACCGAAGTGTTTTTGGCGTTCTTTCGGGTCGGTAATGGTGAAATCTTCATAGGTTTTCTCCAAAGAATTTTTCATAGGAACCTGCAAAATACCCCAACCTCCGGGTTTCATCACTCTATATAGCTCGCTCATCGCTTTTGCATCATCCTGAATATGCTCTAAAACATGATTACAGAAGATAATGTCAAAACTTTCATTTTCAAAAGGTAAATCTAAAATATCTGCTTTCACATCTACAATCGGCGAATATAAATCGGCAGAAATATAGTTGAGATTGCTCATTCTTTTAAATTTTCTCAAAAATTCCTGTTCGGGAGCAATATGAAGAACTTTATAGTTTTTAATGAAAAAATCGGTTTCATTTTGAAGATAAAGATACATTTGACGGTGTCTTTCTAGACTTAACGTTCCCGGAGACAAAGCGTTTTCTCTTTGCTTTCCGTAACCGTAAGGAAGAAATTTACGATAAGATTTACCATCGATAGGATCGTAAAACTTATCACCTTTGAAAAATTGATAAATCAACGGACGCGCCCAAATACTCATCTTAATAAGTATAGGACGAGGGATTTTATTTAATAAAAACTTAGTCAGCTTTTTCATTAAAAATCCAATTGAAAT
The sequence above is a segment of the Chryseobacterium turcicum genome. Coding sequences within it:
- a CDS encoding Crp/Fnr family transcriptional regulator; this translates as MNIKEIIDTIYPLPKASNESLIQHISEVSYPKGFCLMEANKVIPYLYFLKKGIVRAYASTENNDITFWFGTEGETIVSMKSYVDEKPGYENIELLEDCEFYRLETSKLKTLYNEDIHIANWGRKFAEHELVKTEELIISRQYKTAMERYKDLLKEKPYLLQRVQLGYIASYLGISQVSLSRIRAEIKHY
- a CDS encoding DMT family transporter → MNWIILIIAGLFEVAFASCLGKVKETTGNEMYWWFGGFLVCLIISMLLLIKATETLPIGTAYAVWTGIGAVGTALVGILVFKDPASFWRIFFISTLIGSVIGLKAVSH
- a CDS encoding T9SS type A sorting domain-containing protein — protein: MKTKLFFLFISCSLFGQNAELFNNNWYISQITIANQTVNSPIMELPIASSLFQNNGSSGYSFVSSYYNSAGSSITFNTVTDSFTRHGTAVTLLVYNGTNAAAAQSYDQKNWEFYFNAPVGNIYNYQIMNSGSSKTLTITNATTGDKIVYNNSFLGTKESALKKKARIFPNPTSDFLIVEDVEKNLNVKIFDLSGKVLYETLSSGKELKINTTDFQKGQYILSIENFKPEFFIKK
- a CDS encoding class I SAM-dependent methyltransferase, which encodes MKKLTKFLLNKIPRPILIKMSIWARPLIYQFFKGDKFYDPIDGKSYRKFLPYGYGKQRENALSPGTLSLERHRQMYLYLQNETDFFIKNYKVLHIAPEQEFLRKFKRMSNLNYISADLYSPIVDVKADILDLPFENESFDIIFCNHVLEHIQDDAKAMSELYRVMKPGGWGILQVPMKNSLEKTYEDFTITDPKERQKHFGQYDHVRWYGMDYFDRLKDAGFEVEANFYSQQFSNSEIKKYGLRLNEILPIVLKK